The Malus domestica chromosome 17, GDT2T_hap1 genome contains the following window.
GATTTTATAATGCATCAATACCCATTTTTCATATCTGGAATCTGAATGTTAATCGTCTCTATCTACTCGCTCAAACAACAATGCATTTTATATATCGGTGCATTGTAAGAAATAGTAGCGGATCTATCCTGTGGAAAGGTGGGTCAACTGActcctaaaactcaaaaatccTTCACAAAAAAGTTGGGTGCtgtcatttgaaaatttgagatgCCCTTAAAAGCTGGACTCCATTTGTTCAATGAATTGCTTCAATGAGCATTAGGCAGGGTGGTCATGAGCCTCATGTCTTTGTGTGCATTGCTATGAGCATCTGTTGATAAACTCACTTGGCATGTTCACTCAAAAGCTATTGATATCAGTCAACATGCTCGTTCGGAAGTTGTTGGCATCTGTCGACAATTGTGCAATATGACCTTAGGCCTATCAAAGCTCGATGAAATACCAATTTGCATACTATTTCGTCTAAAAAAGTTTACGTGTGCACTATTCTAACTGACTCCTAATAATATTTCCTTGATCTTCACTAGTAACAATCCCCTCATTTAATACTTAGTTGCATGtttatttcataaaacaaaGAACATTTTTATGATAATATGGTCTTGGGCAGAAAGCATTCGCCATATGAACTCTCTGTTTTTCATGAGCAATTTGTTCTACTTTTATGAAAGTAAATTATATTCAAACTAGTTACATGATGAAAGAGATACATACATAATTATATACaacatataataaaataaataaattctaaATTTCAAATTCTACTCCAAATTTGAGATAACATATGGCAAGGTGGTCCAATAGTCTTAGGGTGTTAATATTCAGAAGCTTCTTTTTACCTTCCAcacaaatattattaatttatgttatttgatTATTTTCCATTATTTGAtccaacaataaaaaataagaaatgtgtgaaaagtaaaaaattgtTGTGATTCACACCACCCTAATTTTAAGTAGGTCTGATACTAGTCAATCAATACTAAGGGAATGAGATTAACTTCGAATCTCTATATCTGAAGCCCGTAGACCGAAAAATCATGATCGTTCAAGTGTAATTGAAATGGAATGATCCATATTTCTTTGTCAGCAGAGCTCGAACGCAGAAATTCGGAGTAAATATAAATCCAATAATAAAGGAGATTGCCTCCTTAGTGGGACCCCAACAGTTGGAAGACATTTTGCCAATGGACCATATTAATAAGACATAATCGTCTTTAACCATACTAGATATTATTATATGATAATATCCTTGTTTTGTGGAAAACATATATTCCAGATGAAGACCAcagaaaagaaaacatatattatattattccACACGAATAAAATATTCAATAAACCAAATCAGTCATGCAAATTGAGAATTAGTGACAGTTTTTGCACTGATTGGgaacgagaaatttttagttgtgaagggaacacaagtggtataccacgtgttttaataggagtggtgggaaattctattttttaagttattaactttttagcacacatatctcatcatttgtatagtgacacatgATGTATCACCCCATGTactaatcacattgaaaaaCTTCTTGTTGGGAACCAATATTTTGGACCATGTGACATGTTTTGGGTGGCCAATTGGGTAAAAATCTGAGCCCAATGGAACCCAATCAATTGTTGGCTTGGTTTGAATTGGGGACAAGCCTTTTTCTGTCATTTGGTGTGGTATCTGTCTCTATTCAGTTGGCATTTGTTTGCTTTTGGTGCATGTTGCAAAGGGCGGTGCTATCCAtgcaacttttttattttttacatattttttttagtttttgaccgttgaattgaattgattgaagaaaattaaaggatGCAATTAACAAAGAGTATGTAGGAGATAAAAAACattgtggatagcaccaccctttACAAAAAATATTGATAAAAAGCCGCACATCTATGAGAATCGTCATACAACCACATAGATATCAACATTGCTATTCACTTTTATTATAATGCGTTGATTAGTAAAATTTTGTAACAATGTAACTGTAACagtaaaaaatttctccatatCGGTCACAGTAGAGAATACTAATAGCAACGTGACATAAAACCCaagggacttggattctctgccctcccatttcggtgcccttcccgtgccctcctgttttgtgtggtcacggttaatccatgctaacattttatattgttttttataaaaataataagacaaaaaaaaatagtaatataaaatattgacgtggcttaaccgtgaccacacaaacaggagggcacggggagagcaccgaattgggagggcagagaatccaagtccaaacCCAAGAGGTCAAAAGCTGTTGATGGCAGTGATACATACAGATAGAGCACTAACCTCTTTCAGTTTCAGTTGCTTTTTGACCCTTCTAACGTTAAGAACTCCGAGACGATTTTTAAAGGGTTGTGCTATTATCACACCCTATTTTATCTCTaacatatttttattaatttttgtacattaattttctttaattatttgattcaacaactgaaaattgagaCGGGTGTATGAGAGGTAAAACTAGGTATGTGGCTAGCACAACCCTAAAGTCTAATGgaacatttttgctcaccaccataaactaAGGTGTATGTTCACCACACCTAATCAATTGACACATGTCATTTCACTTAATTTTAGTCAAGTCATTATACCAAAGTTAACGCAACTTTTTGTGAGCCCATCATTATTCAAGGACTAGATCCAAAGTAACTTTTCTGAAGACCCAGTCATTCAATATCCTTAAGTTGGAGCTAGCGCAACTTTTCGAAAGTTTAACTTAAGAAGACAAATTCGAGCCCATTAAATCCGGTCTAGGACTTGTTGAAAGAATAGTTTGCTCTGATATCATAATAAACTTTGTAGGCCCACGCAATTCCACCACCAACATCACCGATATTGTCCCAACTTATCCACCTATTAAGTGTTGGTTTGGCATAACTGGTAAGGAACTATGTCTGTCTTTTGAATTTTAAGTGTGTGTTTCAGAATATGTCCTCATTTGACTAACGAGAGGGAAACAGTTTCATTAGCTCTTTCACTGACCAATGTTCTGATATATGTTGTATAAACGTAGTTTTTGTGTTGTGCAGCTGCAGTTTTGTTATGTCAAAAGCTAAAAAGGGTTACTATACACGTTTAGTGACAGACCTGTTATCGAAGGaagaagattttctgcattttgCTTCTCAATCCTTGGGTCTATCTCGAAGCAGATGTGTGAAGGTTAGAGGGAAAGATACGATTGAGCAAAGTTATGGTGTTTTTGGTACTTGGTAACAGCGTTGGAACCGCGCTTTCAGATTTCAAAAAGGAAATATTGAAGTCGTTGCTCAGGCAGGGTGTGAAGGTTCTTTCACCAGAAGTTGAAGAGCTATGTTGGAACGCCTACTCCCCGTCAACCATAgattcatggttttgaattgtATGAAATGACTCTGGTTGTACTTTGATACtttttaaaaatcaataaatacgTCATGAAATTGTGTCGCGCCTGCTTTACTGTGAACTGATGTTATAAAATGTTCCTTTAGAATCTAACTAGTTCTTCCATGTTCACATTTCGTAGGTATATACATTGCTAAATTCGACATCTGTTGATTTGATTCCATGTGGTTTGCCCTTTGATGCATATGTTAGTCCAAGCCTGTGAAAACGGAATCTGTACTTTGTTGTAACAGTATGTGTAAATGCAGATGCTAGGACCTGTTGTAGGTATTAGCCGGTTAAAATCACAGCTGAAGAGCAAAAAGCATCTATCGTCCGCTAGAGGTGCATCACCGGATGTTGATGCTAGGAATACTCCCTCTAAGAGACTAAAGAAATCTTTTCGTCGTTCTCTTCAGTCTAGCAGAGAGGTTATCATTGTTATCAAATTACAGATTTTCCATACTGGTGTTCATTTGTGTTGCAAAACTCAGGCTTTGCAGTCACTGGGTTTGCGCTGGTCCATGTCGTGTAGGAATTGATGGTTAAACTTTTCTAATGTTGTTTAGAACGGCGCTGAAGGCCACACAACAGAAACAGCTAGGTTTGTAGTTGGTGCCGAGGAGCCAAAGGTGACTAACATTCTCCTTATTGCCTTTCTATTCATTCTACTGTGTCACATTCACAAGTGTTTTGAGTGTCGTTTAGCGATATTTTCATGCTCCCTATAAGGCTCTGCAGACCCTTATAGAGAGCATAGCGGGCAGGTCGAGGAGACAGTGAAGAAATATTCTGATGAATTTTCTGCAACGGTAACTATCTGAAATTCTTCTTTCCAGCAGTGCAAAGCCTGATCGAACTCCCTTTTCTGAACTGAAGTGATGTCTGTTTTTCAGCTAGGGTACATGGAGCTGCAGCTCAAAAAACTTCTTGATACTGTGATGTCCTCGTGCAGGCGCTTTTACAACGCAACCCAAATTCCGATTTTGTTCCTTGAAATTGTGAACAAGAACGAGAATTGGTTGGGGAAGTTATATGTTTACATGCAATtccaaattccgtcgaatttacTGCAACTGTCAACTTGTTTTCCAGGCCTATAACCCTTGGTGAGAAACACAAGCTTGGAAAGCTGATTCAGAAGTTACCCCCGAAATATCTTTGACCACGTTGTGGAAATGATCCTACATAGGAATGCAGCTTATACATCATCCGATGAAAATCGTGTGGATCTTGAAAGACAGGTAACGCGATGCACAGTTATCTGGTTTACGAGAACACTTTGGAGAGTGTTATTATGTTGAAGCAGTCGAGAAAGCTAGAAAGCTCGCCAAGTACGAATCCAGTGGAAGAAGTTCACTGTATCAGGGCTGAATTTTTCGTTCGCTAAATGAAGATAGCAGTCATCACTTGGACTAcgaaattttggtaaaaataCGCAGCATTTGCACATATAACCTGCCCTGCGAATCTGATGATTTTGACCGTTAAAAGCGCACAAGTGCATTCTTGCCGGAGCACCTCAAAGACTTAAGACAAACGCGAGACGGAGAGTTTTGGTGACCTTTTTTCGGTTTTTACAATTGTAATTGGCTTCATTTTCTGCAGAGCTTAGGTAGGGCTCGTACGTTGTACGTATTTTACTGTATACTGACCAGAGAAAGTTATGAAATGTACCAGGCAAAGATATCCAGTAATCGTAATCAGATGAGAACGAGAATTGCATTGGATTGATAAGCGTGAGAACGATACAGGCCATAATGTTTTCGACATGCTTGAGATACAAGACAGAATGATAACCTATCTGTATAAACATCAACtccctaaaaaaaatttcttgtcAAAGAAGAAATACAAGCTGCCAGGATCCTCTCCCAAAACTAAGCACCAATCTTACATTTAAAACGAACCACGCCTTGGTCGCTCTTCTGCAACGTTTACTCGGATTGATCTGCCATCCAAACTCTGCACAGCAAATGGAGAACGAAATCAGGGTCTTTGTTAACTAATCGAGAGGCATCATGATAACAAATACGCAATTAGTTGCAAGGTGACTTCATTTAAATCTCTTTTATGAATTCCTAGGTCTGAGTAAACTCGGAATGCCCAATCAATCGCCTGTTATCGTAACGTCTATGTAGTTCTCAGTTTCATGGCGTACTCTACAATGGCATAAGCAGGAAATTTCAATACTCAATTAAACAGGGCAGGTCTATTACCTGTCCATCAAGGGCAGCAATGGCATCTTCCACTTCTGTCTCGCTAGAGaatgaaacaaaaccaaacccGCGGGAACGCCCTGATTCGCGGTCATAAACTACCCTGGCACTAACCACCTTTCCATGTTCACTGAAAACCTGCTCCAAACGAGAATCATCCACTTGCCATGGCAGATTACCAACATAGATTCTGAATGAAGGTTCATTCGTTCGGATAGGCCTTTCAGGGCGCGACCCTCTAGGCGCAGCCTTGTTTACAGTCAAAGCCCTCCCACCTATGTCCTGTGTACGAACAAATGAAACATCAACACACTCGGTTTATCCAAGAGTGAAAttaacaaaccttatcctaagTGGATTTGCACGAAAACAAGTTCATCCAGAATTATTTCAAAACTCATTCCTCGGCTTTATTTGCACGAAAACAAGTTTGATTACCGCGATTGAATCAATGTAATACCACTTTGTAATCGGAACCAAATATATCAACATACATGCTTTAGCTACATTTCTACTCTCTAAATCGAGCATTTTGAACATGATATAGTTCCTTTTTCGATACACAAAACCGAAACAAAGATTTGCAACTTACGTAACGGTGGAACAACTCCACAGCCTTCTCAGCTTCTTCGACAGTGCTCATAGTCACAAACCCAAATCCTCTGCTCTGATCAGTTTCCCTATTGTAAATCACCTGGTCATTGCAACACAAGAAAACAGTAACTCCAATGCTGAAATTTCAACCGCGAAATCGCAGAGAGCGAAAAAGAGACACGAAATTTACCTCAGCAATCTCAACAACTCCAGCATCATTGAAAAGATTAGCAAGCTTTTCACTGTCAACATCATAAGGCAAATTACCCACATAGAGCTTGGCCTCCTCCGGCGGCTCGGGATAGTATTCCTCTTCGCCGACCGCCAAAACTCCGTCGCCGGAGCTCTCCTCTGCTCCCTCCCCCTCAGCGCTTTCGGCCTCTTCCTTTACTTCCTCCTCCTGAGCCCAGTCGGAGGTCTGAGCCACGCGGAGGAGAGGCAAAGACTTGTgctttagagagagaaacgaggagagagagggagtgaagGAGCAGGAGATTTGTGCGAGCTTGGTGGGTTTTGAGAGGAGTGAGAGAACTGGGTACTGGTTTTTTTGCGCGAAGCGGGCGGGTGGCACGGCGGCGAGGCAGGTTTCGGAGATTGACAGTGGCTTCAGGAGAGCGGCGGTTGCAGAAGCCAtggctagagagagagagagagagaggagggagaggagagagagagagagagaggtggaggAGGGGATAAGGAATGAGAGAAGGGTTGGTTTGCAGGTGAAGGCAGTTGCTTTATTTTCTCGACGAAATCAAAGCTTGTATGACGGAAACGTTTCGGTAGGTTTTTACTGTTACTTTCACTTGCGAACGACATGTCGGTTTATTCTCCTTCAaaattaaggcccaatgggctatCTTCGAGTATCAAATGTTGGGCCGAATCACGaaaaaggcccaaaactaaTCACGACTTGTCGGACAAGTTTTAAGGTACCCCTTCTCTAAGACTACCCACCTCACTTTCTCGCTTTCGCATCGTTCCAATTTACAATTTCACAGTGCCAGTTCTTCTCCCACATAAACCCTTCGGATTCGAACCCCCAATTTTCTTCCCCAAATTGCTTCTCTGCGGATCGAGCATTCAGCATCCGAACGCCATCAAGTATTCAAAGTTTCaaatttattgttatttttttggtaaattttttgcCCTTCTATTTTCCTATATAGCGTAGAAGATTGAGCTTTTTTTGGAATTTCATGTGTTATTTAATCAAACGAGGAAGATCTGATTCTTTGAGGTATGTTTTGATGTGGGTGTGATGCTTGAAGGGGAGGGTTTGTTGAAAAAGTCTAGGGGTTCTGTTTGTGATGTTGCCTGCAATGTGTTTGATTATGCGCGAGAGAAAGTGTTATGATTTGATTAGTTTGTGAATCGTAAAGGCGAaaggagggttttttggtttgattCTGGATTTGGGTAGGATTtacaaccaacaacaacaaagtcttatttcACTAGGTTGGCTGTATGAATCGGAGAATGCCTTTTTTGTGTCAAGTCTTCCGTTAACTACAAGCACTTTATGTCTTTTCTTAGAATCTTTTTCTATGTcttctaggtcttcctttacccCTCTTTCCCTAAGCCTCTATCTCataatcgcatcttctaatcgaagCATCTGTAGGTCTATGGTTCACATATACAAACCACATTAACTGATTTTCtcttatcttatcttcaattgcggGTAGGATTTGATTCTGAAAATTGTGGgttttttgtacttttatgAGTTGTTTGTTGGTCATTATCGTATGCGGCTGGTTCATGGATTACATAGATTTGGTTCTCAATCGTTCACAAAGTTAGGTATTGAGTTGTTCTAGAGTCCTAACGTTGTATAAGACGTGTTTCTGTACctttttttctccctctctttggGGCGCATCTTCCTGTACCTAATGCAACAGATTTTGTGGAATCGGAGTCCTAATTTGCGTTATTGACAGGTTTTAAATTCTAAGTTCTGGTTACGTGTTCCATCGTATATGCTTTTCTCCATGAAATAGTTTATGACTAGCCTTAGGGTGTGGAACATTTGAACAGttctttattattttctatGGGTAGATACATGTATATTAAGGAGAATTATAGAAACCGATATTGTAGGATAGTTTTAGAGTGAATTTTGATGTGGTATTGATTTTTCAGGTTTAATTGgaactaaaaaagaaaacagaagatGTCCCAGGTGGCGGTAGATGTTCCCAAGGGGGGATTCAGTTTTGATCTTTGCCGAAGAAACGACATGCTTGCAAAGAAGGGAGTTCAGCAACCATCTTACAGGAAGACAGGAACGACCATTGTTGGTTTGATTTTTAAGGTACAAATGCTTTCCAGTGTTTAATTAGCAATTATTTCGCCACTCGTATATTGGTTAATTTTTGTGATTTATTCTTTAGGATGGTGTCATTCTTGGAGCTGATACAAGGGCCACCGAAGGACCCATTGTTTGCGACAAGAACTGTGAAAAGATCCATTATATGGCACCCAATATCTACTGCTGCGGAGCTGGAACTGCCGCTGATACAGAGGCTGTAACAGGTAAAGTCGGGATTGTTGATTAATGATTACTATGGTAATGCTTGTGGCAGTCTGTGTCGTAGCTAATTTGTTGCTCTATTGAACTCTAGATATGGTGAGCTCACAGCTGCAATTGCATCGCTACCATACTGGTCGCGAATCCCGGGTTGTTACAGCCTTGACATTGCTCAAGAAACACCTTTTCAAGTAAAGTGTTATCACTTCTCAGTTTAGAAATTGCAGGATTAACATGTATTCCTTAAATATAAGCATAGTTTAATTCTAATTCCCAACATTTTTATCCAGTTACCAAGGTCATGTGTCAGCTGCTTTGGTGCTTGGGGGGGTCGATGTCACTGGACCCCATCTGCACACTGTAAGTTCCTTCATGCTTCAGACTTTGGATGTGACAATGTATTTTTCATTTGTTGGGCCTTGCATAGTGATTTGATGCCAACACCAATGCTTCAAATTGTAGATATATCCCCATGGATCGACCGACACGCTGCCATTTGCTACAATGGGTTCTGGTTCTCTTGCTGCGATGGCCATGTTCGAGTCTAAATACAAGGAAGGCATGACTGTAAGTTAGCAtcatatgaattgaaaatttaaCTTCTTTGAATGGTACTATGAATCTGTGGATGGTGGATACAGATAATGGACAACCTTAATTACTGTTCACTCCTAATTAGTATTCTATTATATGATTAGTAGTAGCGAGTCAGTAACATCCTCATTTGGATTTCTCGTTCATGTGTTTACTTTGATGCAGAGGGATGAAGGCATAAAGCTTGTAACTGAAGCAATATGCTCTGGAATTTTCAATGACTTGGGAAGTGGAAGCAATGTTGATGTTTGTGTGATAACTAAGGTTTGCTGTTTCTCATCAGTATTTACCATTTGCAACGGAAAAGGGCAGAGAGTATTAATTTTGTATTAATACAAATTATTTGGTACATTTTCGTTGGCTCAGGGACACAAGGAATACCTGAGGAACCACTTGGTGCCCACCCCTCGTACCTATGTCAGTGCGGAAGGCTATAAGTTTACCAAGAAGACTGGTAAGAAACACACTTCTTTCACTTGGCTTTCTAATCATTCAACCACACATTGTCGCTCAGCGTTACACAATGCTTGTCTTGCATAACATAAACTTGATCATTCAATTTTTCTATCATATATGAGAAATTTCATGCCTCCATGAACAGTGCATTAAAAAAGTGAGTAAAACGTTTTTTGAATCTGTTGTGTTTTCTTCTGTGACAGAGGTTCTCTTCACAAAGATCACTCCGTTGACCGAGAAGGTGGTAGTGTTAGAAGGAGGCGATGCAATGGAAGAATGAAACCACCACTTCACAAGGAGCATGTGAATGTTCATGTAGTATTCAGTTTCCAGGGTAAAACCTACGTGACTTGATCCCAACTTGTTATATGTGGATTGATCTCGTTATACAGATTCAACAACCGCTATTTTATTCCTTGTGAACTCATGAAGAATTATTGGCATTTTCCAGACTCTTGAGATGTTATTAAGTTCTCGTGCTTTTAGCTTATCTTTGACGAGAAGAATGCTAGCAATTTTCTCGTTTGGACCTTCTCATTCCATTTTTCATTTCCTTTTACGACCTTACTAGTTTTCTTGATTATCCAAACTGATTAAAAAGCCGGTATGAGAGAGAGTGCCATTGGCTTGTCCCTCACACCACAATGACGTTCGTCATCTTCGACCATCTCCACTTCGATTTGCAGTCACTGCTTACCACGATCTGTTGCGGCTCCTCGAGAGAGTGTGTCGAGCTTCGGTGTTCTCACCGGCTCAGGTGTTCCTAACACCACCAGTTTCTCACTGGTTGCTGCCATTGTTGGCAGCGTTGCTCAGGTATTGCCACGAGCTTCTTCTACTTTGtgatttgttttttcctttgtggTTGCGTTCGAAAAGTTGCTTGCGGCTGGTTGATGCGATTGGAGAGGCGTTTGTCGGTTGGAGGCGTGAAAGCTTGCAGATCG
Protein-coding sequences here:
- the LOC114822586 gene encoding 28 kDa ribonucleoprotein, chloroplastic-like; this translates as MASATAALLKPLSISETCLAAVPPARFAQKNQYPVLSLLSKPTKLAQISCSFTPSLSSFLSLKHKSLPLLRVAQTSDWAQEEEVKEEAESAEGEGAEESSGDGVLAVGEEEYYPEPPEEAKLYVGNLPYDVDSEKLANLFNDAGVVEIAEVIYNRETDQSRGFGFVTMSTVEEAEKAVELFHRYDIGGRALTVNKAAPRGSRPERPIRTNEPSFRIYVGNLPWQVDDSRLEQVFSEHGKVVSARVVYDRESGRSRGFGFVSFSSETEVEDAIAALDGQSLDGRSIRVNVAEERPRRGSF
- the LOC103432018 gene encoding proteasome subunit beta type-7-B, which codes for MSQVAVDVPKGGFSFDLCRRNDMLAKKGVQQPSYRKTGTTIVGLIFKDGVILGADTRATEGPIVCDKNCEKIHYMAPNIYCCGAGTAADTEAVTDMVSSQLQLHRYHTGRESRVVTALTLLKKHLFNYQGHVSAALVLGGVDVTGPHLHTIYPHGSTDTLPFATMGSGSLAAMAMFESKYKEGMTRDEGIKLVTEAICSGIFNDLGSGSNVDVCVITKGHKEYLRNHLVPTPRTYVSAEGYKFTKKTEVLFTKITPLTEKVVVLEGGDAMEE